From the Pseudarthrobacter sp. MM222 genome, one window contains:
- a CDS encoding IclR family transcriptional regulator, which translates to MTPTAASAQASPSQTLSRGIRALEILAEAEQPLTIAELADAMGVHRSVAYRILRTLEDHSLLVRDDGGRVQPGPGLAVLARGVSRNLQTAALPELTQLANALTMSAFVVVWDHAECVTLVTVDPRHTGATVVQHPGSRHPISAGAPGIAIQSAFSEQEWHEAAPGIPYRAEAAEARRRGYAASHDEVIAGVSSLAVPVRVPGGRPAALAVVYIRAAQDPETVAAALAASAARIEMQLG; encoded by the coding sequence ATGACCCCGACCGCCGCGAGCGCCCAGGCCTCCCCCTCCCAGACGCTGTCCCGTGGGATCCGCGCCCTGGAAATCCTCGCCGAAGCCGAGCAGCCGTTGACCATTGCCGAACTTGCCGACGCCATGGGCGTCCACCGCTCCGTCGCCTACCGCATCCTCCGCACGCTGGAGGACCACTCGTTGCTTGTACGCGACGACGGCGGCCGGGTCCAGCCCGGTCCCGGCCTGGCCGTGCTGGCCCGCGGGGTTTCGCGCAACCTGCAGACGGCAGCGCTCCCGGAACTGACCCAGCTCGCCAACGCGCTGACCATGAGCGCCTTCGTGGTGGTCTGGGACCACGCCGAATGCGTCACACTGGTCACCGTCGACCCGCGGCACACGGGGGCCACCGTGGTCCAGCATCCCGGCTCACGTCATCCGATCAGCGCCGGCGCGCCCGGCATCGCCATCCAGTCGGCGTTTTCCGAGCAGGAATGGCACGAAGCTGCGCCCGGGATCCCGTACCGCGCCGAGGCCGCCGAAGCCCGGCGCCGGGGCTACGCCGCCAGCCACGATGAGGTCATCGCGGGGGTTTCCTCTCTGGCTGTGCCGGTCCGGGTTCCGGGCGGACGGCCGGCAGCCCTCGCCGTCGTGTACATCCGCGCCGCCCAGGACCCAGAAACCGTGGCTGCGGCACTGGCCGCGAGCGCCGCGCGGATCGAGATGCAGCTCGGCTGA
- a CDS encoding MFS transporter — protein sequence MNPSTTSLAPVSAPISPQPASPRRTGRFARLPLLAGRSFIPLGLFARLPLAMLTVGALTLVTAVTGSYAVGGVSAGAVGIGSALGAPILGALADRLGQRPVLVFAAVFNTVAVTALILAAHLIPAGQDLAGAWPVLAAAFVAGASCPQVGPLARVRWMALTSRGGREANTADLDTALSYEGTADELTFVLGPALVGIIASLFAPWLPLALAAALTITLVPAFAVHPTHRAVVRAPARTAEAAAAEKQRRSTLPAGQRAGSFAAVALPVLAMVCMGTFFGSTQTSLSSFAASFATSELAGLLYAVMGLSSAAAALSVAYWPQRITVNARWLGCSALMAALALLLLLPSTALPMILVLLVLGLPVGPLMVTVFAIGGLVAPAGKLGTVMTALASGIVAGTALGSSIAGQLAQNHGYSTAFLVPVCAAVALFLLGAAAVVVLHRKKTTPARV from the coding sequence ATGAATCCTTCAACGACTTCTCTGGCGCCCGTTTCGGCGCCCATCTCCCCGCAACCCGCCTCCCCGCGCCGGACCGGCCGCTTCGCCCGGCTGCCGCTGCTGGCAGGGCGGAGCTTCATCCCGCTGGGACTCTTTGCCCGGCTCCCTCTCGCCATGCTGACGGTCGGCGCCCTCACCCTGGTCACGGCCGTCACCGGCTCCTACGCCGTCGGCGGTGTGTCGGCCGGCGCCGTCGGCATCGGCTCCGCCCTGGGCGCGCCCATTCTGGGCGCGCTGGCGGACCGGCTGGGCCAGCGGCCGGTGCTGGTGTTTGCCGCGGTCTTCAACACTGTCGCGGTCACCGCCCTGATTCTTGCCGCCCACTTGATCCCAGCCGGACAGGACCTGGCCGGCGCCTGGCCCGTGCTGGCGGCCGCGTTTGTGGCCGGCGCGAGCTGCCCGCAAGTCGGCCCGCTGGCGCGGGTCCGTTGGATGGCCCTCACCTCCCGGGGCGGACGCGAAGCCAACACCGCGGACCTGGATACGGCCCTTTCGTACGAAGGCACCGCCGACGAACTGACCTTCGTGCTGGGCCCGGCGCTGGTGGGAATCATTGCCAGCCTCTTCGCACCCTGGCTGCCGCTGGCCCTTGCCGCAGCGCTGACCATCACCTTGGTACCGGCCTTCGCCGTGCACCCGACGCACCGTGCCGTGGTCCGGGCGCCGGCGCGGACCGCGGAAGCTGCGGCAGCGGAGAAACAACGCCGAAGTACTCTGCCTGCCGGTCAGCGGGCGGGATCGTTTGCCGCCGTCGCGCTGCCCGTGCTGGCCATGGTCTGCATGGGCACATTCTTCGGTTCCACGCAGACCTCGCTCAGTTCCTTCGCCGCGAGCTTTGCCACCTCCGAGCTGGCCGGGCTGCTGTACGCCGTGATGGGCCTGAGCTCGGCAGCGGCCGCCCTTTCGGTTGCCTACTGGCCGCAGCGGATCACGGTGAACGCCCGCTGGTTGGGCTGCTCGGCGCTGATGGCCGCCCTCGCGCTGCTGCTGTTGCTGCCGTCGACCGCGCTGCCCATGATCCTGGTGCTGCTGGTGCTGGGCCTGCCCGTCGGCCCGCTCATGGTCACTGTCTTCGCCATCGGCGGACTCGTGGCCCCGGCCGGCAAACTCGGCACGGTCATGACGGCCCTGGCCAGCGGCATCGTCGCCGGCACCGCCCTCGGATCCTCCATCGCCGGGCAGCTCGCGCAAAATCACGGCTACTCCACGGCCTTCCTTGTGCCGGTCTGTGCCGCCGTGGCGCTGTTCCTGCTGGGTGCCGCCGCCGTCGTCGTCCTCCACCGGAAGAAAACGACGCCCGCCCGCGTCTGA
- a CDS encoding AAA family ATPase, producing MRIHRLEISAFGPFAGTEQIDFDRLSTHGLFLLNGPTGAGKTSVLDAICFALYGSVPGARQDGKRLRSDHAAAAAEPRVTCEFSARGRHFEVSRSPAWDKPSARGKNGFTVQQANTVLRERVNGEWIEKSGRNDEAGAEITEVLGMNRDQFTRVVMLPQGDFAAFLRSKASDRLELLQSLFGTQRFEAVEQELGRRAKAAAAEVATLNQKLDVLLAQAEAETDALELDISDAPDRTDAEAFLAWLEGTAAAVAEERQTAGLEAELLRAERLSARDTATARAARQAKLAAAERRRSEAAAAAPELAAKGRQLGLHRKAEVLGGQLQAVDSALTAEELAVAAMSAATEELRAAALTDPELAALGTGPSDSALDLFAGKPVPGRADSCPVDGGALRSALRGLRSLSAVLEERLPDEARLAGLRSRTLQLRGTVAQLEAGRTSGAAALTALRNESETLLAGLRPLEELAAEVPLRTKEAAAAEELVVLVRRHAAALKACGVVEQRHGSAREHYQDRRQRWLDLREERLANAAAELAAQLLPDVPCPVCGSPEHPVPAPAAASALTVAEAEQSAQLECEAAETVLAGLERELSEAQQEVAVLAAQGGHISPAAAGAEATRARERAAEARRAAEELAVNRARHAKLEEEIAGAEQAQMDSASRIAQTESTITEVQDQADTLEEALDKLRAGHPVLAGRMAALGSTTAVLERAEAARTRLEQAGTRAVDARDQLEKALPGAGFESAQEAQAVLLCAADAAALEADVRAGQDEAARIQELFASEELVLAARELETEGPVEETVLEQLRAAAATAERSAREAALAAGLAEKSRRTLGRTAADFARLAAAGREPRERAALLNAVAEAARGGGENTYRMSLNSYVLAARLEQVAVAASERLIGMSDGRYTLQHTDAKAARGAKSGLGLEVVDEWTGQRRDTATLSGGESFMASLALALGLADVVQQESGGVDIETLFVDEGFGSLDEQALEQVMDALEGLRDGGRVVGLVSHVAEMKQRIGTQLQVVKQRNGSTLHISDDAQL from the coding sequence GTGAGGATCCACCGCCTCGAGATCTCGGCCTTCGGCCCCTTCGCCGGCACCGAACAGATCGACTTCGACCGCCTGAGTACGCACGGCCTGTTCCTCCTTAACGGCCCCACCGGTGCCGGCAAGACCAGCGTGCTGGACGCAATTTGCTTCGCTCTCTACGGCTCGGTTCCCGGCGCCCGCCAGGACGGCAAGCGGCTGCGCAGCGACCACGCCGCGGCGGCCGCCGAACCCCGCGTCACGTGCGAGTTTTCCGCCCGAGGCCGGCACTTCGAGGTGTCCCGCTCGCCCGCGTGGGACAAGCCGAGTGCCCGCGGAAAGAACGGATTCACCGTCCAGCAGGCCAACACAGTGCTGCGCGAGCGCGTCAATGGCGAGTGGATTGAAAAATCGGGGCGCAATGACGAGGCCGGTGCCGAGATCACCGAAGTCCTGGGCATGAACCGGGACCAGTTCACCCGCGTGGTCATGCTGCCCCAGGGCGACTTTGCCGCCTTCCTCCGGTCCAAGGCCTCTGACCGCCTTGAACTCCTCCAGAGCCTGTTCGGCACCCAGCGGTTCGAGGCCGTGGAGCAGGAGCTCGGACGCAGGGCGAAGGCCGCCGCCGCCGAGGTCGCCACCCTCAATCAGAAACTCGACGTCCTGCTGGCCCAGGCTGAAGCCGAAACGGATGCGCTGGAACTCGACATCTCGGACGCTCCCGACCGGACTGACGCCGAGGCGTTCCTGGCCTGGCTCGAGGGAACTGCGGCCGCCGTGGCGGAGGAACGGCAGACGGCCGGGCTGGAGGCGGAGCTGCTGCGGGCCGAACGCCTGTCCGCCCGGGACACCGCGACGGCACGCGCCGCCCGCCAGGCCAAACTGGCCGCCGCCGAACGCCGCCGCTCCGAGGCAGCGGCAGCCGCGCCCGAACTCGCGGCGAAGGGCCGGCAACTGGGCCTGCACCGCAAGGCCGAAGTGCTTGGCGGGCAGTTGCAGGCGGTGGACAGTGCCTTGACGGCCGAGGAACTTGCCGTGGCTGCCATGTCGGCAGCCACGGAAGAACTCCGAGCCGCGGCCCTCACCGACCCCGAACTTGCCGCGCTGGGGACCGGCCCTTCGGATTCGGCCCTCGATTTGTTCGCTGGAAAACCCGTTCCGGGCCGGGCCGACAGTTGCCCGGTGGACGGCGGAGCCCTGCGTTCGGCACTCCGGGGACTGCGGTCCCTAAGTGCGGTGCTCGAAGAGCGTTTGCCGGACGAAGCACGGCTTGCCGGGCTGCGGAGCCGCACCCTCCAGCTTCGCGGGACCGTGGCCCAGCTGGAAGCCGGGCGGACGTCCGGCGCAGCGGCCCTCACCGCTCTGCGGAACGAATCCGAGACGTTGCTCGCAGGGTTGCGCCCGCTCGAGGAGCTCGCCGCCGAGGTCCCGCTGCGGACCAAGGAGGCGGCCGCCGCTGAGGAACTCGTCGTCCTGGTCCGGCGCCACGCCGCAGCCCTGAAGGCCTGCGGCGTCGTGGAGCAACGCCACGGCAGCGCGCGGGAGCACTACCAGGACCGGCGCCAGCGCTGGCTGGACCTGCGTGAGGAAAGGCTCGCCAACGCTGCCGCCGAGTTGGCCGCGCAACTGCTGCCCGACGTCCCGTGCCCGGTCTGCGGCAGTCCCGAGCATCCCGTCCCCGCCCCGGCCGCGGCGTCCGCCCTGACCGTAGCCGAGGCCGAACAATCGGCGCAGCTCGAGTGCGAGGCGGCGGAGACGGTCCTCGCCGGGCTCGAGCGTGAACTGTCCGAGGCCCAGCAGGAGGTCGCCGTCCTGGCGGCGCAGGGCGGACACATCTCGCCCGCGGCTGCCGGCGCGGAGGCGACCCGGGCCAGGGAACGCGCCGCCGAAGCCCGCCGCGCGGCGGAGGAGCTTGCCGTCAACCGCGCCCGGCACGCCAAGCTGGAAGAGGAGATCGCCGGTGCCGAGCAGGCGCAGATGGATTCGGCGTCCCGCATCGCCCAGACGGAGTCCACGATCACCGAAGTACAGGACCAGGCCGACACCCTCGAGGAGGCACTCGACAAATTGCGTGCCGGGCACCCGGTCCTCGCCGGGCGGATGGCAGCGCTGGGCTCCACGACCGCCGTCCTGGAACGGGCCGAGGCGGCGCGGACCAGGCTGGAACAGGCCGGGACCCGCGCCGTTGACGCGCGGGATCAGTTGGAGAAGGCCCTTCCGGGCGCCGGCTTCGAGTCCGCTCAGGAGGCGCAGGCCGTGCTGCTTTGCGCAGCGGATGCGGCGGCGCTGGAAGCTGACGTCCGTGCCGGGCAGGACGAAGCCGCCCGGATCCAGGAGCTCTTCGCCAGCGAGGAGCTGGTGCTGGCAGCCCGGGAACTGGAAACAGAGGGACCCGTGGAGGAGACGGTCCTGGAGCAGCTCCGCGCGGCAGCGGCAACGGCGGAACGTTCGGCCCGCGAAGCGGCGCTCGCCGCGGGACTCGCGGAGAAATCCCGACGGACCCTGGGCAGGACCGCCGCCGACTTTGCACGGCTGGCGGCTGCCGGCAGGGAGCCCCGTGAACGGGCTGCGCTGCTGAATGCCGTCGCCGAGGCCGCGCGGGGCGGGGGAGAGAACACCTACCGCATGAGCCTGAACAGCTACGTGCTGGCAGCCCGGCTCGAACAGGTGGCAGTCGCCGCCTCCGAACGGCTGATCGGCATGAGCGACGGCCGCTACACCCTGCAGCACACGGACGCAAAGGCGGCCCGCGGGGCCAAATCCGGTCTGGGCCTGGAAGTAGTGGACGAATGGACCGGACAGCGCCGGGACACCGCGACGCTCTCCGGTGGAGAGTCATTCATGGCTTCGCTCGCCCTGGCCCTCGGCCTGGCGGACGTCGTGCAACAGGAGTCCGGCGGTGTGGACATCGAAACCCTCTTCGTCGACGAGGGATTCGGAAGCCTCGATGAACAGGCCCTGGAGCAGGTCATGGACGCCCTCGAGGGCCTCCGGGACGGCGGCAGAGTGGTGGGGCTCGTGAGCCACGTGGCGGAAATGAAACAGCGCATCGGCACCCAGCTGCAGGTGGTCAAGCAGCGTAACGGCTCAACCCTCCATATCTCCGACGACGCCCAGCTGTGA
- a CDS encoding exonuclease SbcCD subunit D, with the protein MRLLHTSDWHLGRSFHGVGMLDAQRAFIDQLVAFVRDESVDVVLIAGDVYDRALPGVDVVGLLDDALVRLTGAGAQVVLTSGNHDSAIRLGFASRLLERGGVHLRTRLADLDTPVLFPLDGGAGSTAGTDPGTGPVLAVYGIPWLEPRLVAGQLGVETASHFEVTRAATARIRTDLAARTATRTVHSVVLAHTFASGGISSDSERDLSIGGVGAVPLDLFDGFGYTALGHLHGRQELSSSVRYSGSPLAYSFSEAKHKKGSWLVEVDAAGIGEVREVLWEAPRTLAVLRGKLDELLSAEDFAWAEGAYCQITLTDAQRPAQAMDRLRARFPDTLVLGFDPDGTGNAAKASYSSRLAEADDDLSICCGFLEHVRGRSADDAESAVLADALETVRLEGVSL; encoded by the coding sequence ATGCGGTTATTGCACACCTCGGACTGGCATTTGGGCCGGTCGTTCCACGGCGTCGGGATGCTTGACGCCCAGCGCGCGTTCATCGACCAGCTCGTCGCCTTCGTGCGGGACGAGTCGGTAGACGTCGTCCTCATTGCCGGCGACGTCTATGACCGTGCCCTGCCCGGCGTCGACGTGGTGGGCCTGCTCGACGACGCCCTTGTCCGGCTGACCGGTGCCGGTGCCCAGGTGGTTCTCACCAGCGGCAACCACGATTCCGCCATCCGGCTGGGCTTCGCTTCGAGGCTGCTGGAGCGCGGGGGAGTGCATTTGCGCACCCGGCTGGCAGATCTGGACACCCCCGTGCTGTTCCCGCTCGACGGCGGCGCCGGCAGCACCGCCGGTACGGACCCGGGCACCGGTCCGGTGCTCGCGGTCTACGGAATCCCCTGGCTGGAACCCCGGCTGGTCGCCGGACAGCTCGGCGTCGAAACCGCGAGCCACTTCGAGGTGACCAGGGCCGCCACGGCCCGGATCCGGACCGACCTCGCAGCCCGCACCGCCACCCGGACCGTCCACTCGGTGGTCCTGGCGCATACCTTCGCCAGCGGTGGCATCAGCTCCGACAGCGAACGGGACCTGAGCATCGGCGGCGTGGGCGCCGTCCCGTTGGATCTCTTCGACGGCTTCGGCTACACGGCCCTGGGCCACCTGCATGGCCGGCAGGAGCTGTCGTCCTCTGTGAGGTACTCCGGATCGCCGCTCGCGTACTCCTTTTCCGAGGCCAAGCACAAGAAGGGCAGCTGGCTCGTGGAGGTGGATGCCGCCGGAATCGGCGAGGTCCGCGAAGTGCTGTGGGAAGCGCCGCGAACCCTTGCCGTGCTGCGCGGAAAACTCGACGAGCTGCTCTCGGCCGAAGACTTCGCCTGGGCCGAAGGCGCTTATTGCCAGATCACGCTGACCGACGCCCAGCGCCCGGCGCAGGCCATGGACCGGCTGCGTGCCCGCTTCCCTGACACCCTAGTGCTGGGATTCGACCCAGACGGCACCGGCAACGCCGCCAAGGCCAGCTACAGCAGCCGGCTCGCCGAAGCCGACGACGATCTGTCCATCTGCTGCGGCTTCCTGGAACACGTCCGCGGCCGTAGCGCCGACGACGCCGAATCGGCCGTCCTTGCCGACGCCCTGGAAACTGTGCGCCTGGAAGGGGTGTCACTGTGA
- a CDS encoding MIP/aquaporin family protein: MAGLGVPLFSIPDSNPLSASLAAGLALTAAMLAFGYLSGGHFNPAVTLGNAIAGRLRFPEAAAYLGAQLIGALLGVVALLGILRTVPRISDTRAAFDTVAAGFGEQSIIQAPMAGALLVEFLGTALLVAVYLGTTSDRNPSRAAAPFAVGLTMAVLLQLGQTIGNTPFNPARATASALFGNADALGQLWLFWVAPIVGAVLAGLVYRGFTQGTPVPAAVVQDEDEDDLDAEDKLDAGDDEASAGAAPARPARPVTAEQPPTPGGDEARDFFDSSRGR, encoded by the coding sequence GTGGCGGGCCTCGGCGTTCCGCTGTTCTCGATTCCGGACTCGAACCCGCTCTCCGCCTCCCTGGCCGCGGGCCTGGCGCTCACCGCCGCGATGCTCGCCTTCGGCTACCTCTCCGGAGGCCACTTCAACCCGGCGGTCACGCTGGGCAATGCGATCGCCGGCCGCCTCCGCTTTCCGGAGGCCGCGGCCTATCTGGGCGCGCAACTCATCGGGGCGCTGCTCGGCGTCGTTGCACTGTTGGGCATTCTGCGCACCGTCCCAAGGATCAGCGACACCCGGGCAGCGTTCGACACCGTTGCTGCGGGATTCGGCGAGCAGTCCATCATCCAGGCGCCGATGGCCGGCGCGCTGCTCGTGGAGTTCCTGGGCACTGCCCTGCTCGTGGCCGTCTATCTGGGCACCACCTCTGACCGGAACCCGTCCCGGGCCGCCGCTCCGTTTGCCGTCGGTCTGACCATGGCCGTCCTGCTGCAGCTCGGCCAAACCATCGGCAACACCCCCTTCAACCCGGCCCGCGCCACGGCTTCGGCCCTGTTCGGCAACGCGGACGCGCTCGGCCAGCTGTGGCTCTTCTGGGTGGCCCCGATCGTCGGCGCGGTGCTCGCGGGCCTGGTGTACCGCGGCTTCACGCAGGGCACCCCGGTGCCGGCCGCGGTGGTTCAGGATGAAGATGAGGATGACCTCGACGCCGAGGATAAGCTCGACGCAGGGGACGACGAGGCGTCGGCCGGCGCTGCTCCGGCCCGGCCCGCGCGTCCGGTTACCGCGGAGCAGCCGCCCACCCCGGGCGGCGACGAGGCCCGGGACTTCTTTGACAGCAGCCGCGGACGGTAG
- a CDS encoding ADP-ribosylglycohydrolase family protein, translating into MSSEPASTPATIPAPTHASRIHGCLLGGALGDSLGYAVEFEDISAIRGRFGPAGLQDFSALDGGSHFSDDTQLTLYTVDGLLEALEWANTGVGADTNACLWLAYLRWLATQGVPVPEAAPFQPPRWIDAHEVLKHRRAPGNACLSGLATGEMGTFYRPVNPDSKGCGTVMRSAPFGLVPYIPADAVYKLSADAASLTHGHPAARQSSGVFSLIIQALASGNGLREAAEYALGRLDEAVLHKGERPDPDLVARLKAALRLSADGPVLGPEELVRELGEGWVAEEALAVALYAVLATAPDGPAAAPAAPAAGQPEAPAAAPEAHFRAAIALAVNHSGDSDSTASIAGNVLGTLYGEQCLPAAWLEALEAPEVIRGMASRLAAVTGP; encoded by the coding sequence ATGAGCAGCGAACCCGCCAGCACCCCCGCGACCATCCCCGCGCCGACCCACGCATCCCGGATCCACGGCTGCCTGCTGGGCGGTGCGCTGGGCGATTCCCTGGGCTACGCGGTGGAGTTTGAGGACATTTCCGCGATCCGCGGCAGGTTCGGCCCCGCGGGACTTCAGGATTTTTCCGCGCTCGACGGCGGCAGCCACTTTTCCGATGACACCCAGCTGACGCTGTACACCGTGGACGGACTGCTGGAAGCCCTGGAATGGGCGAACACGGGCGTCGGTGCGGATACGAACGCGTGCCTGTGGCTCGCCTACCTGCGCTGGCTGGCAACCCAGGGCGTGCCGGTCCCGGAGGCGGCGCCGTTCCAGCCTCCCCGCTGGATCGACGCACACGAGGTCCTCAAGCACCGCCGCGCTCCCGGGAACGCGTGCCTGAGCGGCCTGGCCACCGGTGAAATGGGCACCTTCTACCGGCCGGTCAACCCGGACTCCAAGGGCTGCGGTACCGTAATGCGGTCGGCCCCGTTCGGTCTGGTTCCCTACATTCCCGCCGACGCCGTCTACAAGCTCAGCGCGGACGCCGCCTCGCTGACCCATGGCCATCCCGCGGCACGGCAGAGTTCCGGTGTCTTCAGCCTCATCATCCAGGCGCTGGCCTCGGGCAACGGCTTGCGCGAGGCCGCCGAATACGCGCTCGGCCGGCTCGATGAGGCTGTCCTGCACAAAGGTGAAAGACCCGACCCGGACCTCGTGGCACGGCTCAAGGCGGCCCTGCGGCTCAGCGCCGACGGGCCCGTGCTGGGCCCGGAGGAACTGGTCCGGGAACTCGGCGAGGGCTGGGTGGCCGAGGAGGCGCTCGCCGTCGCACTCTATGCGGTGCTGGCCACGGCTCCGGACGGTCCGGCAGCGGCTCCGGCAGCCCCGGCCGCGGGGCAGCCGGAGGCCCCGGCAGCCGCTCCGGAGGCACACTTCCGGGCGGCCATCGCCCTCGCGGTTAACCACAGCGGGGACAGCGATTCCACGGCATCGATTGCCGGGAACGTCCTGGGCACGTTGTACGGCGAGCAATGCCTGCCGGCTGCCTGGCTGGAGGCGCTCGAAGCACCGGAGGTCATCCGGGGCATGGCGTCGCGGCTGGCTGCGGTCACCGGGCCCTGA
- a CDS encoding arylsulfatase, producing the protein MKNQQPTSVSLPVPDRGYRGFLPYDAKDPDSKFEPIQPTQPPPGAPNVLIVLLDDVGFGASSAFGGPCATPTAERLAAGGLKYTRFHTTALCSPTRAALLSGRNHHTVGMGAITETATPAPGYTSSRPNTTVPLAEILRVAGYSTAQFGKCHEVPAWETSPVGPFDRWPTRSGFDYFYGFIGGETNQWYPAVIEGTTPVEVGRPEDGYHFMSDMTDKAITWSRQQKSLAPDRPFFMYFAPGATHAPHHVPADWIAKQKGRFDKGWDAVRNETFARQKELGVIPAEAVLTDRHAEIPAWDDMPAELKPVLARQMEVYAAFLEFADHHVGRLIDSLEADGHLDDTLVYYIVGDNGASAEGSLNGTFNEMTYFNKASALETPEFLIDHLDKFGGPESYNHYAVGWAHAMDTPYQWTKQIASHFGGTRNGTIIHWPGGITARGGIRHQFHHVIDIAASVLEVIGLPEPDTINGITQKPFEGMSMRYSFDDATAADTHTTQYFEMMGNRGIYHNGWTAVTHHSSPWMPGQLPAFDDDVWELYDTTTDWTQSHNLAGEQPDRLHELQRLWLIEAVRHNVLPLDDRVVERVNPDIAGRPELIKGTTQRFFRGMTGLNEHSIINTKNKSHTVTAAISVTESNASGVLIAQGGLGGGWALSVDDGKLNYTYNFLGLNTTHITATEPLSQGGHEVRAQFAYDGGGLGKGAEITLYVDGNQTANGHIEATHPIAFSADETADIGVDHGSQVSDRYSDSDSSFTGDIEWVQIDLGDDSHDHLITPEDRMRVAMAKQ; encoded by the coding sequence ATGAAAAATCAACAGCCAACGTCGGTCTCCCTTCCCGTGCCGGATCGCGGATACCGTGGATTCCTGCCCTACGATGCCAAGGATCCGGACTCGAAATTCGAGCCGATCCAACCCACGCAGCCGCCGCCCGGGGCCCCGAATGTGCTCATCGTCCTGCTGGACGATGTTGGTTTCGGCGCCTCGAGCGCCTTCGGCGGTCCCTGCGCGACTCCGACGGCCGAGCGCCTGGCAGCCGGCGGCCTGAAATACACGCGCTTCCACACCACAGCGCTGTGCTCACCGACGCGGGCGGCCCTGCTGTCCGGAAGGAACCACCACACGGTCGGGATGGGAGCCATCACCGAGACTGCGACGCCGGCGCCCGGCTACACCTCCTCGCGGCCCAACACGACGGTACCGCTGGCCGAGATCCTCCGGGTGGCCGGCTACTCGACCGCGCAGTTCGGCAAATGCCACGAGGTTCCCGCCTGGGAGACGAGCCCGGTGGGTCCCTTTGACCGGTGGCCCACCCGCTCGGGATTCGACTACTTCTACGGCTTTATCGGCGGCGAAACCAACCAGTGGTACCCGGCCGTCATAGAAGGGACCACTCCAGTGGAAGTCGGCCGGCCGGAGGACGGCTACCACTTCATGTCGGACATGACCGATAAAGCCATCACCTGGAGCCGCCAGCAGAAGTCGCTGGCCCCGGACCGGCCGTTCTTCATGTATTTCGCCCCCGGCGCGACCCACGCACCGCACCACGTGCCGGCGGACTGGATCGCCAAGCAGAAGGGACGCTTCGACAAGGGCTGGGACGCGGTCCGGAACGAAACGTTCGCGCGCCAGAAGGAACTCGGTGTGATTCCCGCCGAGGCGGTCCTCACCGACCGGCATGCCGAAATTCCAGCATGGGACGACATGCCGGCGGAGCTCAAGCCGGTCCTCGCACGCCAGATGGAGGTCTACGCGGCTTTCCTTGAATTCGCCGACCACCACGTGGGACGCCTGATCGATTCCCTGGAAGCGGACGGCCACCTGGACGACACGCTTGTCTATTACATCGTCGGAGACAACGGGGCTTCCGCGGAGGGCTCGCTTAACGGCACCTTCAACGAGATGACCTACTTCAATAAGGCCAGTGCACTGGAAACTCCCGAATTCCTGATCGACCATCTCGACAAATTCGGCGGCCCCGAGTCCTACAACCACTATGCTGTCGGCTGGGCGCACGCCATGGACACGCCCTATCAGTGGACAAAGCAGATCGCCTCGCACTTTGGCGGAACACGCAACGGCACCATCATTCACTGGCCCGGGGGCATCACGGCCCGCGGGGGGATCCGCCATCAGTTCCACCATGTAATCGACATTGCCGCCAGCGTCCTGGAGGTCATCGGACTGCCCGAACCTGACACAATCAACGGCATCACCCAGAAGCCCTTCGAAGGCATGTCAATGCGTTACTCCTTCGACGACGCAACGGCCGCTGACACGCACACCACCCAGTACTTCGAGATGATGGGCAACCGCGGCATCTACCACAACGGCTGGACCGCGGTGACCCACCACAGCAGCCCGTGGATGCCAGGCCAGCTGCCTGCCTTCGACGACGACGTATGGGAGCTCTACGACACCACCACTGACTGGACCCAGTCACACAACCTCGCCGGGGAGCAGCCGGACCGGCTCCACGAACTGCAGCGGCTCTGGCTCATCGAAGCGGTCCGCCACAATGTGCTGCCGCTCGATGACCGTGTCGTGGAGCGGGTGAATCCGGACATCGCGGGACGGCCCGAGCTCATCAAGGGCACTACCCAGCGGTTCTTCCGCGGCATGACAGGCCTGAACGAGCACTCAATCATCAACACCAAGAACAAGTCGCACACCGTTACCGCAGCTATCTCCGTCACGGAGTCCAATGCGAGCGGCGTCCTCATCGCCCAAGGCGGCCTGGGCGGCGGATGGGCGCTGTCCGTGGACGACGGGAAGCTGAATTACACGTACAACTTCCTTGGCCTGAACACCACGCACATCACCGCCACCGAACCGCTGAGTCAAGGGGGCCACGAGGTGCGCGCGCAATTCGCCTACGACGGCGGCGGCCTGGGCAAGGGCGCGGAGATCACGCTATATGTGGACGGCAACCAGACAGCCAACGGGCACATTGAGGCCACCCACCCGATCGCCTTCTCGGCGGACGAAACCGCCGATATCGGGGTCGATCACGGATCCCAGGTGTCCGACCGGTATTCGGACAGCGACAGCAGCTTCACCGGTGACATCGAATGGGTGCAGATCGACCTCGGCGATGACAGCCACGATCACCTCATCACCCCCGAAGACCGAATGCGGGTGGCGATGGCGAAGCAATAA